In Apium graveolens cultivar Ventura chromosome 10, ASM990537v1, whole genome shotgun sequence, the following are encoded in one genomic region:
- the LOC141690480 gene encoding uncharacterized protein LOC141690480, with product MALIDNRINDRKDCILGAARGNLAYQKFMFTVYPKFGFSLETKNLDQILSFVHDFERHNLMNAGDKVFSLTYVVAYALTNSHHSIDYKKNEYIELDDVFSEIGSVEEKQFSDISPLDNSWAIDIAKNKPILGQKPRMSFRGRTLEVGESSNTSNKELLHSMSRRVDDLCQKLDHL from the coding sequence ATGGCTTTAATAGATAATAGAATCAATGACCGAAAAGACTGTATTTTAGGTGCTGCTAGAGGTAATTTAGCATACCAAAAATTCATGTTTACTGTCTATCCTAAATTTGGTTTTAGCTTAGAAACTAAAAATCTTGATCAGATATTATCTTTCGTACATGACTTTGAGAGACATAATCTGATGAATGCAGGTGATAAAGTATTTAGCTTAACTTATGTTGTTGCTTATGCTTTAACCAATAGTCATCATAGCATTGACTATAAGAAAAATGAATATATCGAATTAGATGATGTATTCTCAGAAATAGGATCTGTAGAAGAAAAGCAATTTTCAGATATCAGTCCTTTAGATAATTCTTGGGCAATTGATATTGCAAAGAATAAACCAATTCTAGGACAAAAACCTAGAATGAGTTTTAGAGGAAGAACCTTAGAGGTTGGTGAATCCTCTAATACCTCTAATAAAGAATTACTTCATAGCATGTCCCGAAGAGTTGATGACTTATGTCAGAAACTGGATCATCTATAG